The Candidatus Eremiobacteraceae bacterium genome segment ACGCGACGCGCCGCAATCGCCAACGGCGGGATCAAATGTGCCGCGGCCGCAGGCGTCGTTCTTGCGCAGCGACGCCGCCGACGCGGGCGCTTCAGGCGAGCAGCCGCAGGTCGTCGAAGGCGATCGCGCCTTCACCTATAGCTTCGCCGAGGGCCTATACCAGAAAGAGTTTTCGCAGCTCAGCGAGGTGGAGGCGGAGCGCGCGCGCGAACTCACGCGCCGCCACGTCTGGGAGCTCGGCACCAAACGCTCGCGCCGCATGAAGGCCGGCGCCGGCGGCGGCGCATTCGACTATCGCCGCGCGCTGCGCAACAGCCTGCGGCGCGGCGGCGAAGTGCTCTCGTTACCGACGCGGACGCGCAAACGCAAGCAGCGCGATCTCGTGCTGCTGTGCGATATATCGGGCTCGATGGATCGTTACTCGCGCCTGCTGCTGCAGTTCGTGCATACGGTGCGGCATTCGGTCGGGCGCGTCGAGGCCTTCGTCTTCGGCACGCGGTTGACGCGCATCACGCGCCAGATCCGCCATCGAGACATCCGCGAGGCCCTCGATGAGGTGGCGGCCAGCGTGGCCGACTGGGCGGGCGGGACCCGCATCGGCGAGTGCCTGCGCACGTTCAACCTCGAGTGGGCCGATCGCGTCCTCGGCCGCGGAGCCATCGTGCTGGTGATCAGCGACGGGTGGGATCGCGGGGACATCGATCTGCTGGCGGATGAGATGCGCCGCTTGCAGCGCGGCTCATACCGGCTGATCTGGCTGAACCCGCTGCTCGGAAGCTCGCGCTACCGGCCGCAGACCGTGGGCATGCAGGCCGCATTGCCGTACATCGACAATTTCCTGTCCGCGCATAATCTGCGCAGCCTTATGCAGTTTGCCGAATTGCTCAACACCATCGAAGACCGCCGCCCAGTGCGGGCACAGCCGAGCGCGTCATGAAGGACATCCTCGAGACCATCGAACGCTGGCACGCGCAAGGCGAGCGCTTCGCGCTGGCGACCGTGATCCGCGTCGACGGGTCGGCGCCGCGCGACGAGGGCGCGACCATGCTCATCGCGGACAGCGGCAAGATCGCCGGTTCGGTGAGCGGCGGCTGCGTGGAAGGCGCGGTCGTCGACGAGGCGCGCAGCGTCTTGGCCGGCGGGCCGCCCAAGATCGTGCGCTACGGCATCAATAAGGACATGATGTGGGATGTCGGGCTGTCGTGCGGCGGTGCGATCAACGTCTTCATCGCGCGTTTCGAAGGCCCGCCGCAGAGCGCCGAGATCAAACGCCCGCTCGTGCTGGCCACGGTCGTGCGCGGACCCTCGCACGTCGGCGCCAAGCGCACGGTCGACGCGCTGACGGCGACCGGCAGCACGGGTGCCCCGGGCCTCGACGCCGGCATCGACGAGCTGGCCCGTGCCGCCCTCGCGCGCGGAACGGCCAAGACCGCAGCGGTCGGAGCGCACGAGGTCTTCGTGGTGCCGCTGCTCCCGGACCCCCGCCTCATCATCGTCGGCGCGGTGCACATCGCTGCTGCGTTGTGCGAACTGGCGGCTCGTTCCGGATTCGCGGTGACCGTCGTCGACCCGCGCGAGCGGCTCAACAACCGCGAACGCTTCCCATCCGCGCGCCGCCTGGTCATCGGCTGGCCAGAGGACGAACTGCCCGCCCTCGAACCGGACGAGAACACGTACGTCGCCGTGCTCACCCACGACGAGAAGTTCGACGACCCGACCCTCGCGTACGTCTTGCGCCGTCCGGTGCGCTATGTCGGCGCTATCGGCAGCCGGAAAACGCAGGCCGCGCGCCGCGCGCGGCTGGAGCGCGACGGCTTTCCCGCGGCGGTCATCGACGCCGTGCATGCGCCGATCGGGCTCGACATCGGCGCGCAATCACCCGAGGAGATCGCGGTCGCGATTCTCGCCGAGATGATCGCGGCGAAGTACGATCGCACCGGTATG includes the following:
- a CDS encoding VWA domain-containing protein, coding for MSERGLIVDADELVRFAHLGRNVVIFGRVLRDLGLGVQPDKVILLDQALDAVGMRSREDVKAAARAVLVRKPEEIPVFNAAFDLFWSKAVMPPAPVEAAGLPEQPPPDVAGDPRDAPQSPTAGSNVPRPQASFLRSDAADAGASGEQPQVVEGDRAFTYSFAEGLYQKEFSQLSEVEAERARELTRRHVWELGTKRSRRMKAGAGGGAFDYRRALRNSLRRGGEVLSLPTRTRKRKQRDLVLLCDISGSMDRYSRLLLQFVHTVRHSVGRVEAFVFGTRLTRITRQIRHRDIREALDEVAASVADWAGGTRIGECLRTFNLEWADRVLGRGAIVLVISDGWDRGDIDLLADEMRRLQRGSYRLIWLNPLLGSSRYRPQTVGMQAALPYIDNFLSAHNLRSLMQFAELLNTIEDRRPVRAQPSAS
- a CDS encoding XdhC/CoxI family protein gives rise to the protein MKDILETIERWHAQGERFALATVIRVDGSAPRDEGATMLIADSGKIAGSVSGGCVEGAVVDEARSVLAGGPPKIVRYGINKDMMWDVGLSCGGAINVFIARFEGPPQSAEIKRPLVLATVVRGPSHVGAKRTVDALTATGSTGAPGLDAGIDELARAALARGTAKTAAVGAHEVFVVPLLPDPRLIIVGAVHIAAALCELAARSGFAVTVVDPRERLNNRERFPSARRLVIGWPEDELPALEPDENTYVAVLTHDEKFDDPTLAYVLRRPVRYVGAIGSRKTQAARRARLERDGFPAAVIDAVHAPIGLDIGAQSPEEIAVAILAEMIAAKYDRTGMKLKDRAEERIHAS